A window from Saccharicrinis carchari encodes these proteins:
- a CDS encoding ParB N-terminal domain-containing protein: MAKKLGLKGGLGQFRSEVKELTALPELERLIPPLTTEEYKNLEESILELGVETPLDVWIPTEKTAGGNKDIIGKTIIVDGHNRNIIRLKHKMPVPKTTEREFNSLVEVKNWMLKKQLGRRNLSDANRTYLTGLLYNTSKYEKGKYERNFDGEIERNTAHKISQETGSSIRSVKNAGDFADGINKLAPELKKHILSGKERIAKATIQELASSDAEKPIENIEQIEKEVKKVRQRKTVGKKKKQVSEKNSPENGKTIKSAEFHINKNDTVHQEMGDGERLERYLEMKAKFTEQFGDLELDILTSVFNDILQLRSTQSDHVKLANDGYTILRSGDSPKIHIKYFSKDTNSWKILENTFTSKTERDRRFKKLLKNKKTIRG; this comes from the coding sequence ATGGCAAAAAAATTAGGATTAAAGGGGGGGCTCGGACAGTTTCGTTCCGAAGTGAAAGAATTGACCGCTTTGCCGGAACTTGAAAGGCTTATCCCTCCATTGACCACGGAAGAGTACAAAAATTTAGAGGAATCAATCTTGGAGTTAGGCGTAGAAACCCCTTTGGATGTGTGGATACCGACTGAAAAAACCGCAGGGGGAAACAAGGATATTATCGGGAAAACTATTATCGTTGACGGCCATAACCGTAACATCATAAGGCTCAAACATAAAATGCCGGTTCCAAAAACCACGGAAAGAGAATTTAATTCTCTCGTAGAGGTAAAAAATTGGATGTTAAAAAAACAACTGGGCAGAAGAAATCTATCGGACGCAAACAGAACTTATTTAACCGGCCTTCTCTACAACACAAGCAAATATGAGAAAGGTAAATATGAAAGGAACTTTGACGGGGAGATTGAAAGGAACACGGCACATAAGATCTCACAGGAAACGGGAAGCTCCATACGATCGGTTAAAAATGCCGGTGACTTTGCGGATGGTATCAATAAACTTGCCCCTGAGCTAAAAAAACATATTCTTTCCGGCAAAGAAAGAATAGCCAAAGCAACAATCCAGGAACTGGCTTCCAGTGATGCAGAAAAACCGATTGAAAATATTGAGCAAATAGAAAAAGAGGTAAAAAAGGTACGTCAAAGGAAAACGGTAGGTAAAAAGAAAAAACAGGTCAGCGAAAAGAATAGTCCAGAAAATGGTAAAACAATAAAATCGGCCGAATTCCATATAAACAAAAATGATACTGTTCATCAAGAAATGGGGGATGGGGAACGTCTTGAACGTTATTTGGAGATGAAAGCTAAATTTACCGAACAATTCGGGGATCTTGAACTCGATATACTTACCAGTGTTTTTAACGATATACTGCAACTGCGATCTACCCAGTCCGACCACGTTAAACTGGCTAACGACGGCTATACGATCCTTCGTAGCGGGGACAGCCCTAAAATACATATCAAATACTTTTCAAAGGACACCAATTCATGGAAAATCCTGGAAAATACCTTCACGTCTAAAACCGAACGGGACCGGAGGTTCAAAAAACTTTTAAAGAACAAAAAAACAATACGGGGTTAA
- a CDS encoding replication initiation protein — MTKTLVLVINICNFDFKSYSNQYIVSENPSYNSFQFPNVLNKAVHNFESALSKRMFYVLMTKLKKSTELQIDFNQNLWIEVPTVLLKQQHHDALAKAADELQAAKFSFMDPKNERFNKITPFPVVQYQKRWGYVRIKVENEALQFLAQLTSGYIWIRLKSILSLNSKYSQRWYELFMSRKDFGEWKNVEIDYIKKIMQIEDSYKDNAGFLRRVVYEPIKEINNKTPLFIEYTPINNQKRPILGFDFTIQNQEAKGEAEIYAKIEKYYDELHKMQPHQIAQKMTNLIQEYGLPPKIYEEMMANVSLIDAVLEADVKIKAGHVNIETTKNRYMGGVIKNARRNVKNK, encoded by the coding sequence ATGACAAAGACGCTTGTGCTTGTCATTAATATTTGTAATTTTGATTTTAAATCATACTCAAATCAATATATTGTGAGCGAAAATCCCAGCTATAATTCATTCCAGTTCCCAAACGTTCTAAACAAAGCCGTTCATAACTTTGAATCAGCTCTTTCTAAAAGAATGTTTTATGTACTCATGACAAAGCTAAAAAAGAGTACAGAACTACAAATTGATTTTAACCAAAATCTTTGGATAGAAGTCCCCACGGTTTTATTGAAGCAACAACACCATGATGCTCTGGCCAAAGCAGCCGACGAACTACAGGCTGCTAAGTTTTCCTTCATGGATCCCAAAAACGAACGATTCAACAAAATAACACCTTTCCCTGTGGTTCAATACCAAAAAAGATGGGGGTATGTAAGAATTAAGGTAGAAAATGAAGCTTTGCAATTCCTGGCCCAGCTTACTTCCGGCTATATTTGGATACGTTTAAAGTCCATTCTGTCGTTAAATAGTAAATATTCACAGCGATGGTATGAGTTGTTCATGTCCAGAAAAGACTTTGGGGAATGGAAAAATGTAGAGATAGACTACATAAAAAAAATCATGCAAATAGAGGATAGCTATAAAGACAATGCCGGATTCTTACGCCGCGTAGTATATGAACCTATTAAAGAAATCAATAACAAAACCCCTCTATTTATTGAGTATACGCCAATAAACAATCAAAAGCGTCCCATCTTAGGCTTTGACTTTACCATACAGAATCAGGAAGCAAAAGGGGAAGCAGAAATATATGCAAAAATAGAGAAATATTATGACGAGCTGCATAAAATGCAGCCTCACCAGATAGCCCAAAAGATGACTAACCTGATACAGGAATACGGACTTCCACCAAAGATCTATGAAGAAATGATGGCTAATGTATCCTTGATAGATGCTGTGCTGGAGGCAGATGTGAAGATTAAGGCTGGTCATGTTAATATAGAAACTACAAAAAATCGGTATATGGGTGGCGTTATCAAAAACGCACGCAGAAATGTTAAAAAT
- a CDS encoding DUF5712 family protein, giving the protein MYVKINKPTEHNHNKGDCKNLIEYLEKEDIKELGQSKGFFNLNRDHISGLEAQTIIDGNKAKLGKKDSKFFHISINPSQKELEHIAMEVTGKRVRDYGVMTENEMARFDRALKDYTHNVMDGYARNFNRGLEGKDLVYVAKVETERKYDRFSKEVKHNRGVKKTGEGAYMCNSKGEVIQENMPKEGMQHHVHVVVSRKDATNKIKLSPFANARNAKNKLDGKEVQIGFDRKAFVGDTEKRFDEQFNYDRPFKHSFEYKHAMSYPYKGMIKQMAGQQITSAIGNPKQDLMRELGLENIEGFTAQTQQLFNIISKGIAPQKIVLDIEKKAVQKTLSL; this is encoded by the coding sequence ATGTACGTAAAAATCAATAAACCCACGGAGCACAACCACAATAAAGGCGACTGTAAAAACCTCATTGAATATCTGGAGAAAGAGGATATCAAAGAACTCGGTCAGTCAAAGGGTTTTTTTAATCTGAACCGCGACCATATTTCAGGTTTGGAAGCACAAACCATCATCGATGGCAATAAGGCCAAGCTCGGAAAGAAGGATTCCAAGTTCTTTCATATTTCCATCAATCCCAGCCAAAAGGAATTGGAACACATCGCTATGGAAGTGACTGGCAAAAGGGTGCGGGATTATGGTGTAATGACCGAAAATGAAATGGCCAGGTTCGACCGTGCCCTGAAGGATTATACGCATAACGTGATGGACGGTTATGCACGGAATTTTAACCGTGGACTGGAAGGAAAAGATTTGGTATATGTGGCAAAGGTGGAGACGGAAAGGAAATACGATCGTTTTTCAAAAGAAGTAAAACATAACCGCGGGGTCAAAAAAACGGGGGAGGGGGCTTATATGTGCAATTCAAAAGGGGAGGTTATCCAAGAGAACATGCCCAAAGAAGGGATGCAGCACCATGTACATGTCGTCGTTTCGCGTAAAGATGCGACCAACAAAATAAAGCTTTCCCCCTTTGCCAATGCCCGTAACGCCAAAAATAAACTGGACGGAAAGGAAGTGCAGATAGGTTTTGACCGGAAAGCTTTTGTGGGCGATACCGAAAAGCGATTTGACGAGCAGTTTAACTATGACCGTCCGTTCAAGCATTCCTTTGAATATAAACATGCCATGTCGTATCCCTACAAAGGCATGATAAAACAAATGGCCGGCCAACAGATAACAAGTGCCATCGGTAACCCGAAACAAGATCTCATGCGCGAGCTCGGATTGGAGAATATTGAAGGTTTCACGGCTCAAACACAGCAGCTGTTCAATATCATCAGCAAGGGTATCGCCCCACAAAAAATTGTTCTCGACATCGAAAAGAAAGCGGTACAAAAAACGCTATCCTTATAA
- a CDS encoding ParA family protein has protein sequence MKKNIVIAISNFKGGTGKTTTSVNMAHGLANRGFDVLAFDLDPQANLTDLFGLLGEVTDERCVSNTLRGKTDLFIHKVSDKMHVVGANSESMIGIDFELQSSLRSGDNKLKSLIDPIKENYDFIILDLAPALNMLTVNAYVASDRIMVPVLSDYLSLTGYYNLEKRLEQDLDMKVTDILVTKHESNTTLATEVVDELISNRSELLCQTIIPKNIALSEQGISKQSIFDYAPNSSGANAYNGFVEEFLKRIS, from the coding sequence ATGAAAAAAAACATTGTTATTGCCATCAGCAATTTTAAAGGGGGAACCGGTAAAACGACCACAAGCGTAAATATGGCCCATGGACTGGCCAACAGGGGATTCGATGTGCTGGCCTTCGATCTGGATCCCCAGGCTAATCTTACCGACCTTTTCGGGCTGTTGGGTGAAGTAACGGATGAACGTTGCGTTTCCAATACTTTGAGGGGAAAAACAGATTTGTTTATTCATAAGGTCAGCGACAAAATGCATGTGGTCGGCGCAAATTCCGAATCCATGATTGGAATCGATTTTGAGCTGCAGTCGTCTTTAAGAAGCGGAGACAATAAACTTAAAAGCCTGATCGACCCCATCAAGGAAAATTACGATTTCATCATACTGGACCTGGCCCCTGCCCTTAATATGTTAACCGTAAATGCTTATGTGGCCTCGGATCGTATCATGGTTCCCGTACTTTCCGACTATTTGTCTCTGACGGGTTACTATAACCTTGAAAAGCGGTTGGAACAGGACCTGGATATGAAGGTGACCGACATTCTTGTGACCAAACACGAAAGTAACACAACCTTGGCGACCGAAGTCGTAGATGAGTTGATTTCAAACCGTTCTGAATTGCTTTGCCAAACTATCATTCCAAAAAATATAGCGCTTTCGGAACAAGGTATTTCAAAACAATCTATTTTTGACTATGCACCAAATTCGTCGGGTGCTAACGCATATAACGGATTTGTCGAGGAGTTTTTAAAAAGGATATCATAA
- a CDS encoding BfmA/BtgA family mobilization protein, producing the protein MSELKNLKITAETKEIIDSLVKNHGGLQRDFIYKMAVYFKNTGTNPDSFLMPSPTEELKKFRDTIIGFMRKQEADYIKPTFGKMQSLMEMMVRLIEEEKSNTEPKVSNALKQNKSLATPSESTHQIPDDSGEIRRLKNQLEIKRQELQTMKKYFLEICDSVEKKSTGMQKKNVILLDEAKFQDSYKWVRTFEI; encoded by the coding sequence ATGAGCGAATTAAAAAACCTCAAAATTACTGCTGAAACGAAGGAAATCATTGATAGCCTGGTGAAAAATCATGGCGGACTACAACGAGATTTTATTTATAAAATGGCGGTATACTTCAAAAATACCGGCACAAATCCAGATAGTTTTTTGATGCCTTCACCAACTGAAGAGTTAAAAAAGTTCCGGGATACCATTATCGGTTTTATGCGAAAACAGGAGGCTGATTATATCAAACCAACATTCGGAAAAATGCAGTCCTTAATGGAAATGATGGTACGTTTGATAGAAGAAGAAAAATCTAATACTGAACCCAAGGTTTCCAATGCGCTAAAACAAAACAAATCACTTGCCACCCCGTCCGAAAGCACACATCAGATTCCGGACGATAGCGGGGAAATTAGAAGACTAAAGAACCAGCTGGAAATAAAAAGGCAAGAGCTGCAAACCATGAAAAAGTATTTCCTTGAAATTTGTGATTCCGTAGAAAAAAAATCTACCGGTATGCAAAAAAAGAATGTAATTTTATTGGATGAGGCCAAATTCCAGGACTCCTACAAATGGGTACGAACTTTTGAGATCTGA
- a CDS encoding type IV secretory system conjugative DNA transfer family protein: MDTLRHFLSLELAQQLSIVFQVVLLSAVQGFGLSLRSHWAKFCFIAGSQVLLSLYLAYLAKYSLGVHAFYAISSLPLTILLWALLSGSGGDRSKINLKLVPGEIWKLVLPVQKRKRYALENLKRGVAIFGASGSGKTESCYVPVINHCAFHNFAGINLDFKDGELTEIINYYYTKYDHIENYKAGVPRAEVRNLCLHRPEISDFINPIDPVYLHSQDDLYLALNTLFAYNKKSENKYDFFENAPQSCLGGVIWRLKEDYPGHCSLPYAIALCMQKDALELARFISKSMTAKVIGSAFLKSFAVNQKGRLHVGDQMTGIMGSLADILRQYASPNMFYVLQRNDFSLELNNPLQPVMLNIINSPKYDSVYSPFYSMCISMIINQMSVRGRSHSVLLLDEGATTKIPNFYKIPATRRSYDIATVYGIQDKVISDLTYSDKETKAILANLSYLLIGKANDPDSVRYYKNLLEEVKEKTTTVSQTDTFIAGSGKRISEGERETTKYKNQDISGLGAGEFICYADGKSEKIRFKLMPVERIPPKPKRTVTKMDIEDNYKNILIAVSNFE; encoded by the coding sequence ATGGATACTTTAAGGCATTTTTTAAGTTTGGAGCTGGCCCAACAGCTTTCTATCGTTTTTCAGGTTGTCCTTCTCTCAGCGGTACAGGGATTTGGTCTGAGCCTCAGGAGCCATTGGGCTAAATTCTGTTTTATAGCGGGAAGCCAGGTATTGTTGTCTCTATATCTTGCGTATTTAGCAAAGTATTCGTTAGGGGTACATGCCTTTTATGCGATAAGCTCATTACCCTTGACCATTTTATTATGGGCATTGCTGTCCGGTAGTGGCGGGGACAGGTCGAAGATTAACTTGAAGCTTGTACCCGGTGAGATATGGAAGCTTGTTTTACCTGTCCAAAAACGGAAACGCTATGCGCTCGAAAATCTAAAACGGGGGGTGGCCATATTCGGCGCATCGGGATCGGGCAAAACGGAATCTTGCTATGTGCCGGTGATTAACCATTGTGCCTTTCATAATTTTGCCGGTATCAACCTTGATTTTAAGGATGGCGAACTTACGGAAATTATCAATTATTATTACACCAAGTACGACCATATTGAAAACTATAAAGCGGGGGTGCCAAGGGCAGAGGTGAGGAATCTTTGTTTGCACCGACCGGAAATTTCGGACTTTATCAATCCCATAGATCCTGTGTATCTGCACTCGCAGGACGATTTATATTTAGCTTTAAATACCTTGTTTGCCTATAACAAGAAATCGGAGAACAAGTACGATTTTTTTGAGAATGCCCCGCAGAGTTGTCTGGGCGGTGTAATCTGGCGCTTGAAAGAAGACTATCCCGGGCACTGTTCCTTGCCGTATGCCATTGCCCTGTGTATGCAAAAGGATGCCCTGGAATTGGCCCGTTTCATCTCAAAATCAATGACAGCAAAGGTCATCGGGTCCGCTTTTTTAAAGTCTTTCGCGGTCAATCAAAAAGGACGCTTACACGTAGGCGATCAAATGACGGGTATCATGGGTTCCCTGGCAGATATATTAAGGCAATATGCATCGCCCAACATGTTTTATGTGCTGCAGCGTAACGATTTCAGTTTAGAACTCAACAATCCCTTACAGCCTGTCATGTTGAACATTATCAACTCACCCAAATATGATTCTGTCTATAGTCCTTTTTATTCGATGTGCATCTCCATGATCATCAACCAAATGTCCGTCAGGGGCCGTTCCCATTCTGTCTTATTGCTGGATGAAGGCGCTACTACCAAAATTCCTAATTTTTACAAGATACCAGCTACCAGACGTTCGTACGATATTGCTACCGTGTATGGCATACAGGATAAAGTCATCTCGGATCTAACGTATAGCGACAAAGAAACAAAGGCTATATTGGCCAATCTTTCCTATTTGCTCATTGGTAAAGCTAATGATCCTGATTCGGTTAGGTACTATAAAAATCTACTGGAAGAAGTAAAGGAAAAAACAACGACCGTATCCCAAACGGATACTTTTATAGCCGGTTCCGGCAAAAGGATATCGGAAGGGGAGAGGGAAACAACAAAATATAAGAACCAGGATATCTCCGGCTTAGGGGCAGGAGAGTTTATTTGCTATGCCGATGGTAAAAGCGAAAAGATAAGGTTTAAACTGATGCCTGTTGAAAGGATACCTCCCAAACCCAAGCGTACGGTCACTAAAATGGATATTGAGGACAACTACAAAAATATACTTATTGCGGTAAGTAATTTTGAATAG